The Lewinella sp. 4G2 nucleotide sequence GCACCAAAAGCTCTCACTTTGCCCACGTAGTGGAAGAGGCCCTAAAGTTTGGCGCTCAACTCGAATTGAGCTCCGCCTACGACGTGGAGCTCGTGCGTAAGTTGTACGAAAACGGGAAGATTGACAAAACGCTAAAGATCGTTTGTAACGGCTTCAAACCCGTCAACTACCTCAGCGCCATCGTAGGGTTGATGAACGATGGCTTTAGTAATGTCATTGCCGTCGTGGACAATGCACATGAACTTGACTATTACGAGCAGCACGTGCAGGGTGTTGCAAAAATTGGGATTAGGGTCGCCACGGAAGAGGAACCCAACTTTGAATTCTACACTAGCCGCCTAGGGTTGCGTGGTGCCGACGTGATCCCACTATTCGAAAATCGGATCAAGGGCAACCCCAAGTTGGAACTAACGATGCTCCATTTCTTCGTGGATACCGGTATTAAGGACAGCCTGTACTACTGGGGAGAGCTCAAAAAGGCAGTACGGCTGTACGGTGAACTCAAACAACATAGCCCCAGCCTTACGGGACTGAATATTGGTGGAGGTATGCCCATTCGCAATAGCCTCGGTTTTGAGTTCGACTACAAGTATATGGTCCGGGAGATCGTAGCGAATATCCTGGAAGCCTGCGAGGAAATGGACGTGACTGAACCCGATATCTACACAGAATTCGGGAAGTACACCGTAGGCGAAAGCGGTGCAACCATTTTCTCAGTGCTGGAGCAGAAACAGCAGAACGACAGTGAGATGTGGTACATGATCGACAATTCGCTGATGACGACTTTGCCCGATGCGTGGGGTATAAATGAACGGTTCATCCTGCTTCCCGTGAACAAGTGGGACCATGATTACCGCCGGGTAAATATTGGTGGCCTGAGCTGCGACAACTCGGATTACTACAATAGCGAGATCCACGAAAGTCAGGTCTACCTACCGGTGAATAAAGCCGATGACGTGGAACCGCTCTACCTCGGTTTTTTCCACACCGGTGCTTATCAGGATAGCATCTCTGGCTACGGCGGCATCAAACATTGTATGATACCAAGCCCGCAGCACATCCTCATTGACTTAGACGAGCAGGGTAACTTGACCGATCGTCTACTCTACCCCACTCAGACGGCGGAGAGCATGCTCGCCATCCTAGGGTACCAGTAGCTAACTTGGCGGGGTAAAATCATCACTTATGGTCTTAGCCGTCATTCCCGCCCGCTGGGCCAGTACTCGTTTCCCCGGAAAACCCCTTGCGCAAATTGGCGACAAAGCCATGGTTGATCACGTATATGACCGGGTAAGTGCCAATAGAAAGGTAGACGTCACGGTTGTTGCTACCGACGACCAGCGCATTTACGACCACGTAGCGAGCCGCGGCGGTACGGTCATGATGACTAAAGCCAACCACAAAACCGGAACGGACAGAGTTGCCGAAGTTGCCCTCGCCTATCCCGCAGCGACAGTTGTAATCAACGTGCAGGGAGACGAACCCTTCGTGGCACAAGAGCAGATCGACAAGATCGTGGAAGCCTTCGAAGAGCAGTCAGTGGACATCGCTACGCTGGCTCACCCCATAGACGACGAGGCCTCTCTGTTGTCGCCCAATGTAGTTAAGGTCGTCCGCACGCGGAGTGGAAAAGCACTCTACTTCAGCCGCCACGCTATACCCTTCTTGCGGGACCAACCGGTCGGCCGCTGGTTAAGGCAGTGCAGACACCTTCAGCATATTGGTATCTATGCGTTCCGGGCTGAAGCATTGCGTACTGCCACAATGCTATCGATTGGATTTTTGGAGCAAGACGAGTCACTTGAGCAGTTGCGTTGGCTGGAAAATGACCTTGTAATCCACGTCGGCGTGACGGACCAGAAGAGTTTCGGTGTGGATGTACCTAATGATTTGGAACGTGCAAACGCTACCTGGCGGGCTCTTAGTCATAAACAATGACATTCCTGAATTCGCTAATCTTATTTTCAGAATTTTTAACACGATCAGTCCGGAAGTACGCTTGATTGATTCCTTCAATCAGTCCCGCCGCCTACAAAATTTTGCCCTCGCTTGGATAATTGCCGCAAATAGGTCACATTTGGTGTGTATAACCTGCGCAAAAATCACCTACGGATTTTCATTGTTTTGCGCGCTGTTTGAGGTCTGATCATGCAACTAACACTTACCACTATCCACGGGGCCGTGTCTCCGGCGTCACCGACCAATCAGGCTAACTGGAATTGGGCCGTCAGTGTACTGCCTATTTTGGTTGTACCCCAATTGTCATCCTACATCCCGAGCTAAAGCACAATTAAAGAACCTGGAGACTGACGTGGTCTCCTTTTTACATTCACTATTTTTTCATACAAAACTTGATTTATGAAAGAGATTTTACAAGCTCACGACGGGCGACGCTGGCGGGCCTTACCGCGGCTGCTTGGCGTAGCGGTCATGCTTTTGCTTTCGACCGGTTGGGCCATTGGCCAGACCGTGTCTGGTACCATTTTAGATGATACAGGTTTTGGTCTCGTAGGCGCCACGGTTCTCGTGGACGGTACGACGACCGGTACGGTTGCCGACCTTGATGGCAACTTCACGATCAAAGCATCCCCGGAAGATGTACTGATCATCAGTTTCACTGGTTATGCGACCCAACGGATCACCGTTGGCAACCGTAGCCAGATTGACGTTACCCTTGCTCCCGACGTTGCCGTTCTGGACCAGGTCGTTGTAACGGGTTACACCCAGCAGCGGAAAGGTGACATCACCGGTGCCGTTGCGGTTATTGATTCCGAAGAGCTGACCGCAGTTGCGGCGACTTCGGTTAACCAGCAACTCGAAGGACGGGCGACTGGTGTAAACACTTCCACTTCCGGTGCTGCCGGATCGGGTACGAACATTCGTATTCGTGGTGTTTCCTCCTTTACGTCAAATGACCCGCTAATTATCGTTGATGGAGTTCCCCAGTTAAACAACTTCCTCAATAATATCAACCCGAATGACATTGAGTCCGTGCAGATCCTGAAAGATGCCTCCGCGGCTTCGATCTACGGTACGCGTGCCCTTAATGGTGTAGTGATCATCACGACCAAACTAGGTAAGTCCGGCCGCCCCAAGGTGACCTACGATGCCTACTACGGTGTGCAGGACCACGAACGCGGTTGGGATGACATCCTCATTCAGAACCCTGAGGATTACGCTGAGATCTTCGTACGTAGTTACACTGACCAGGGCCTCCTCCCCGGTGTTGGTACCATCTACGGCGACAACGGTAATACTGACCTGACCAGCGATTACATTTTTGCTTGTGACCAGTGTTTCACGAACGGTGAGGTGGACGAGTCGCTCTACAGCTACCCCAACAACCTGATCATGCGGGCCAACCGCGAAGGCACCAACTGG carries:
- a CDS encoding arginine decarboxylase, with amino-acid sequence MANKYFDLIDQTFYFPQEGFDLDKGYLTFNNIPLIHLINKYGTPLKLTYLPSIGRKIKQARNLFRRAMRSQGYTGNYHYCYCTKSSHFAHVVEEALKFGAQLELSSAYDVELVRKLYENGKIDKTLKIVCNGFKPVNYLSAIVGLMNDGFSNVIAVVDNAHELDYYEQHVQGVAKIGIRVATEEEPNFEFYTSRLGLRGADVIPLFENRIKGNPKLELTMLHFFVDTGIKDSLYYWGELKKAVRLYGELKQHSPSLTGLNIGGGMPIRNSLGFEFDYKYMVREIVANILEACEEMDVTEPDIYTEFGKYTVGESGATIFSVLEQKQQNDSEMWYMIDNSLMTTLPDAWGINERFILLPVNKWDHDYRRVNIGGLSCDNSDYYNSEIHESQVYLPVNKADDVEPLYLGFFHTGAYQDSISGYGGIKHCMIPSPQHILIDLDEQGNLTDRLLYPTQTAESMLAILGYQ
- the kdsB gene encoding 3-deoxy-manno-octulosonate cytidylyltransferase, which codes for MVLAVIPARWASTRFPGKPLAQIGDKAMVDHVYDRVSANRKVDVTVVATDDQRIYDHVASRGGTVMMTKANHKTGTDRVAEVALAYPAATVVINVQGDEPFVAQEQIDKIVEAFEEQSVDIATLAHPIDDEASLLSPNVVKVVRTRSGKALYFSRHAIPFLRDQPVGRWLRQCRHLQHIGIYAFRAEALRTATMLSIGFLEQDESLEQLRWLENDLVIHVGVTDQKSFGVDVPNDLERANATWRALSHKQ